In a single window of the Peromyscus maniculatus bairdii isolate BWxNUB_F1_BW_parent chromosome 16, HU_Pman_BW_mat_3.1, whole genome shotgun sequence genome:
- the Akap12 gene encoding A-kinase anchor protein 12 isoform X1: MGAGSSTEQRSPEQQPAGSDTPSEPELSGHGPAAEAPGAAGEPADADPATKLLQKNGQLSAVNGVAEQGDDHVQEGNQDGQEEEVIVEDVGQRESEDVREKDRAKDMAANFAVVEDITKDGQEEAPEIIEQIPAPESNAEEMAQPAESQANDVGFKKVFKFVGFKFTVKKDKNEKSDTVQLLTVKKDEGEGPEATVGAGDHQEPATETGESASKESELKQSIEKPEGALKQAQSSTEEIPLQAESGQVAEEEAKDEGEEKREKEPTKSAESPTSPASGETTSSFKKFFTHGWAGWRKKTSFKKPKEDELEASEKKKEQEAEKVNEEGKEKTEESPSEQAPAASEQQEPAEGINEARLSADYEKVELPLEDQVGGLEGSSEEKCAPLATEVFDEKIEAHQEVVAEVHVSTVSTVEKTAEEQEVGEETKGDVEEMGESLSPGKPAETKEDPQEAQAAEELVKNKEVCVSGGDHTQLTDLSPDEKMMPKHPEGIVSEAEMLSSQERMKVQGSPLKKLFSSSGLKKLSGKKQKGKRRGGGDEEPGEPQVQTESPESADEQKGDSSASSPEEPEEITSLERGLSEARQEGEAEEGATSDGEKKREGITPWASFKKMVTPKKRVRRPSESDKEEDVDKGKSATLSSTESTMSEMQEEAKTVGDEQKPEEPKRKVDTSVSWEALICVGSSKKRARKASSSDDEGGPRSSGEDGHRAEDAVKEAGTDAAPAGTQEPDQAQGSSSPEPAGSPSEGEGVSTWESFKRLVTPRKKSKSKMEEKTEESGIEPLASDVEPNKEESWVSIKKFIPGRRKKRADGKQEQAAAEEAGPTEINEDDPDVPAVVPLSEYDAVEREKLEVQQAQKREERPQLQGPVYVSEELSKTLVHTVNVAVIDGTRAVTTAEERSPSWISASVTEPLELARDEATVSTVEVIAKDTPTVAPTLPEGRDAQDDTVTSEVEVTSEAVTAAETTEALHAEEVTEASGAEETTDMVSAVSQLTDSLDTTEEATPVQEVEGGVPDREEQERQTQAVLQAVAEKVKGESRAPATQAVQKAGALEKVEEVEEDSEAPAVEKERDAVLEEPVQGAEAGRSAQSPGVVQSPPENLREVPEVTAGVELKERVTPCQAAEPQQLMEQAGAPDSSETLTDSETNGSTPLADSDTPDVTQQDEAIESQDSKAPALDRQSQATEVEAAPAQEEGPSIPPNLPPQEGHGGKPGRDAPEPMQQELSVETVPLLAETEVGHEAGHSDGEKVKDEPCVEGLEASVHTDGPDGREKIAEVARDGEGMGAPEGQEDESPGVQGLSPEERETGTDAEKEKMETKPGEVSEEHEQPTASPEPEEAHPQLIQTADVSDSERGKAASSLDGSSSLPDQAGCAEVQVQSSEPPATQTAGPVSEVADTVKISETDESPECAGAPFIPAEGSSAKGDYWTLQHGEDTVPLGPAAQAESAPGITTSPTPEGTLHSDPRGERSASQEQRSDEDGGQVGGPDGRESAGREEGLGVESELLHLESESSKLVQNVIQTAVDQFARTETAPQACASGLQAQVPVVQADSQGAQQTLGNKESPHHVSAQDDETPAAGAEEGIALPDISKGRSETSSEEIHVLAVGSASVKDRQCEEVIVPLEAKGDGDGAKPMPADECAKLGESVEKLPSESKDQRGHAADGPQHQSSAQAEADASGNLTKESPDTNGPKLTEEGDAWEVGVQEGKMPTESVKEIKPQTEEDLQEPEGDLEES; the protein is encoded by the coding sequence TTGGACAGAGAGAGTCAGAAGATGTGAGAGAAAAAGACCGAGCTAAAGACATGGCCGCCAACTTTGCAGTTGTTGAAGACATCACAAAGGACGGGCAGGAGGAAGCGCCTGAAATCATCGAACAGATCCCTGCTCCAGAAAGCAACGCGGAGGAGATGGCCCAGCCCGCTGAGTCCCAGGCTAATGATGTCGGCTTTAAGAAGGTATTTAAGTTTGTTGGCTTTAAATTCACCGTGAAAAAGGATAAAAATGAGAAGTCTGATACTGTCCAGCTACTCACTGTCAAAAAAGATGAAGGGGAAGGGCCAGAAGCCACAGTTGGAGCGGGTGACCACCAGGAGCCCGCCACGGAGACCGGAGAGTCAGCGTCCAAAGAAAGCGAGCTGAAGCAATCCATAGAGAAGCCGGAAGGCGCCCTGAAGCAAGCACAGAGCAGCACAGAAGAAATTCCCCTCCAGGCTGAATCTGGCCAAGTGGCTGAGGAAGAAGCCAAggatgaaggagaagagaaaCGTGAGAAAGAACCCACGAAGTCCGCAGAGTCTCCAACCAGCCCGGCCAGCGGCGAGACAACCTCTTCCTTCAAGAAATTCTTCACTCACGGTTGGGCCGGCTGGCGCAAAAAGACCAGCTTCAAGAAGCCGAAGGAGGATGAGCTGGAAGCGTCCGAGAAGAAAAAGGAGCAAGAGGCAGAAAAAGTcaatgaagaaggaaaagaaaagacagaagaaagtcCTTCTGAGCAAGCCCCAGCCGCCTCCGAGCAGCAGGAGCCCGCCGAAGGCATAAACGAGGCCAGGTTGTCCGCAGACTATGAGAAGGTGGAGCTGCCCTTGGAAGATCAGGTCGGTGGCCTGGAGGGATCATCAGAGGAGAAGTGTGCCCCGTTGGCCACGGAAGTGTTTGATGAGAAAATAGAAGCCCACCAAGAAGTGGTTGCAGAAGTCCACGTGAGCACCGTGAGCACCGTAGAGAAGACGGCAGAGgagcaggaagtgggggaggagacCAAAGGGGACGTGGAAGAAATGGGAGAATCCCTGTCCCCTGGAAAACCAGCGGAGACCAAGGAGGACCCCcaggaggcccaggctgcagaggAGCTGGTGAAGAACAAAGAAGTGTGTGTCTCTGGAGGTGACCATACGCAGCTGACGGATCTAAGTCCCGACGAGAAGATGATGCCCAAGCACCCGGAAGGCATTGTCAGTGAGGCGGAGATGCTGTCCTCTCAGGAGAGGATGAAGGTCCAGGGGAGCCCTCTGAAGAAGCTCTTCAGTAGCTCGGGCTTGAAGAAGCTCTCTGGGAAGAAGCAGAAGGGAAAACGACGGGGCGGGGGAGATGAAGAGCCAGGAGAGCCACAGGTTCAAACCGAGTCCCCGGAGAGCGCGGATGAGCAgaagggagacagctcagcatcCTCCCCAGAAGAGCCCGAGGAGATCACGTCCCTGGAGAGGGGGCTGTCGGAAGCACGCCAGGAAGGGGAAGCCGAGGAGGGAGCTACTTCTGATGGCgagaaaaaaagggaagggatCACCCCCTGGGCATCATTCAAAAAGATGGTGACACCCAAGAAACGGGTCCGAAGACCTTCCGAGAGCGACAAGGAAGAAGACGTGGACAAGGGCAAGAGCGCCACGCTGTCGTCCACAGAGAGCACCATGTCAGAAATGCaagaagaagccaaaactgtTGGAGACGAGCAGAAGCCCGAAGAACCGAAGCGCAAGGTGGATACTTCCGTGTCTTGGGAGGCATTGATTTGCGTGGGATCCTCCAAGAAGAGAGCGAGGAAGGCATCCTCTTCGGATGACGAAGGAGGGCCGAGATCATCGGGAGAGGATGGCCACAGAGCGGAGGACGCCGTCAAAGAAGCTGGAACAGATGCTGCCCCTGCCGGCACCCAGGAACCTGATCAGGCGCAGGGAAGTTCCTCACCCGAGCCAGCCGGAAGCCCTTCTGAAGGGGAAGGTGTCTCCACCTGGGAGTCGTTTAAAAGATTGGTCACtccaagaaaaaaatccaagtcaaagatggaagagaaaaccGAAGAGTCCGGTATAGAGCCGTTGGCTTCAGATGTCGAACCGAATAAAGAAGAATCTTGGGTTTCCATCAAGAAATTTATTCCCGGACGACGGAAGAAGAGGGCAGACGGGAAGCAAGAACAAGCCGCCGCTGAAGAGGCGGGCCCGACGGAAATCAATGAAGATGACCCTGATGTCCCAGCTGTTGTGCCTCTGTCCGAGTACGATGCTGTAGAAAGGGAGAAGCTGGAAGTGCAGCAAGctcagaagagggaggagagacccCAGCTACAGGGGCCTGTGTATGTGTCAGAGGAGCTTAGTAAGACCCTGGTTCACACCGTGAACGTGGCTGTCATTGACGGGACCCGGGCCGTCACCACTGCCGAAGAGCGGTCTCCTTCCTGGATCTCCGCTTCCGTGACAGAGCCTCTTGAACTTGCCCGAGACGAAGCCACAGTGTCCACCGTGGAGGTCATTGCAAAAGACACCCCAACGGTCGCCCCGACCCTGCCAGAGGGCAGAGATGCCCAGGACGACACAGTGACCAGCGAGGTGGAAGTCACCTCGGAAGCCGTGACAGctgcagaaaccacagaggctcTCCATGCTGAAGAGGTCACCGAGGCATCAGGGGCCGAGGAGACCACAGACATGGTGTCGGCAGTGTCCCAACTAACCGACTCCCTCGACACCACAGAGGAAGCCACCCCAGTCCAGGAGGTAGAGGGGGGGGTGCCAGATAGAGAAGAGCAGGAGCGGCAGACACAGGCCGTCCTCCAGGCAGTCGCAGAAAAGGTCAAAGGGGAGTCCAGGGCACCCGCCACCCAGGCTGTTCAGAAAGCAGGAGCGCTGGAGAAGGTAGAGGAGGTAGAAGAGGATTCCGAAGCGCCAGctgtggagaaagagagggatgcCGTGCTGGAAGAACCCGTGCAGGGAGCTGAAGCTGGGCGttctgcacagagccctggggttGTACAGAGCCCTCCAGAGAACCTCAGAGAAGTTCCCGAAGTCACCGCGGGTGTGGAGCTGAAAGAGCGGGTCACCCCGTGCCAGGCTGCAGAGCCCCAGCAGCTGATGGAACAAGCTGGAGCCCCCGACTCATCCGAAACCTTGACAGACAGCGAGACGAATGGAAGCACCCCCCTCGCGGATTCAGACACCCCAGATGTGACACAGCAAGACGAGGCCATTGAAAGCCAGGACAGTAAAGCCCCTGCCTTGGACAGGCAGTCCCAGGCCACGGAGGTAGAGGCAGCTCCCGCTCAGGAGGAGGGACCTTCGATACCACCTAACTTGCCACCCCAGGAAGGACATGGGGGGAAACCAGGAAGAGATGCTCCAGAACCCATGCAGCAAGAACTTTCTGTGGAAACAGTGCCCCTTCTGGCAGAGACCGAGGTGGGTCACGAGGCTGGCCACTCGGATGGTGAAAAAGTCAAAGACGAACCGTGTGTTGAAGGACTGGAGGCGTCCGTGCACACCGATGGACCCGACGGCCGAGAAAAGATTGCCGAGGTGGCACGTGATGGTGAAGGGATGGGGGCGCCGGAAGGTCAAGAAGACGAGAGCCCGGGAGTGCAGGGTCTTAGCCCGGAGGAGAGAGAGACGGGAACTGATGCcgagaaggagaaaatggaaacaaagccaGGGGAAGTGAGTGAAGAACATGAGCAGCCGACGGCCTCTCCTGAGCCGGAAGAAGCCCACCCGCAGCTCATCCAGACAGCTGACGTGTCCGACTCAGAGAGGGGGAAGGCAGCGAGCAGCCTTGACGGGAGCTCTTCTCTCCCAGACCAAGCAGGCTGCGCAGAGGTTCAAGTTCAAAGCTCAGAGCCACCAGCAACTCAAACAGCCGGACCTGTGAGCGAGGTTGCCGACACTGTCAAGATTTCAGAAACCGATGAAAGTCCGGAGTGTGCGGGTGCACCCTTCATACCAGCAGAAGGGTCCTCTGCAAAGGGTGACTACTGGACTCTGCAGCATGGAGAGGACACTGTGCCCTTGGGACCTGCGGCTCAGGCAGAGTCGGCCCCGGGAATAACGACGTCACCCACTCCCGAGGGCACCCTGCATTCTGACCCGCGAGGAGAGAGAAGCGCATCCCAGGAGCAGAGATCAGATGAAGACGGCGGGCAGGTTGGTGGTCCTGACGGCAGGGAGAgcgcaggaagggaggaaggcctCGGGGTTGAGTCTGAGCTCCTGCACCTGGAGAGTGAGAGCAGCAAGCTTGTCCAGAACGTCATCCAGACAGCCGTTGACCAGTTCGCCCGTACGGAAACGGCCCCCCAAGCCTGCGCCTCCGGTTTACAGGCACAGGTTCCCGTGGTGCAGGCTGACAGCCAGGGAGCCCAGCAGACGCTGGGCAATAAAGAGAGCCCCCATCACGTCTCTGCCCAAGATGACGAAACACCGGCAGCTGGGGCCGAAGAGGGGATTGCCCTTCCTGATATTTCCAAAGGCAGGAGCGAGACGTCGTCAGAAGAGATCCACGTGCTTGCAGTTGGCAGTGCCAGTGTCAAAGACCGGCAGTGTGAGGAGGTAATTGTCCCACTCGAGGCCAAGGGAGATGGGGACGGAGCCAAACCCATGCCAGCTGATGAGTGTGCCAAATTAGGAGAAAGCGTCGAGAAGCTGCCGTCTGAATCCAAAGATCAAAGGGGGCACGCTGCCGATGGCCCCCAGCACCAAAGCTCAGCCCAGGCAGAGGCCGACGCCTCGGGAAATCTAACCAAAGAGTCTCCAGACACCAATGGACCAAAGCTCACAGAGGAGGGAGATGCCTGGGAAGTCGGGGTTCAGGAAGGAAAAATGCCGACCGAGTCGGTCAAAGAGATCAAGCCCCAGACAGAAGAGGACCTACAAGAGCCAGAGGGAGACTTGGAAGAATCCTAA
- the Akap12 gene encoding A-kinase anchor protein 12 isoform X4 produces the protein MLGTITITVGQRESEDVREKDRAKDMAANFAVVEDITKDGQEEAPEIIEQIPAPESNAEEMAQPAESQANDVGFKKVFKFVGFKFTVKKDKNEKSDTVQLLTVKKDEGEGPEATVGAGDHQEPATETGESASKESELKQSIEKPEGALKQAQSSTEEIPLQAESGQVAEEEAKDEGEEKREKEPTKSAESPTSPASGETTSSFKKFFTHGWAGWRKKTSFKKPKEDELEASEKKKEQEAEKVNEEGKEKTEESPSEQAPAASEQQEPAEGINEARLSADYEKVELPLEDQVGGLEGSSEEKCAPLATEVFDEKIEAHQEVVAEVHVSTVSTVEKTAEEQEVGEETKGDVEEMGESLSPGKPAETKEDPQEAQAAEELVKNKEVCVSGGDHTQLTDLSPDEKMMPKHPEGIVSEAEMLSSQERMKVQGSPLKKLFSSSGLKKLSGKKQKGKRRGGGDEEPGEPQVQTESPESADEQKGDSSASSPEEPEEITSLERGLSEARQEGEAEEGATSDGEKKREGITPWASFKKMVTPKKRVRRPSESDKEEDVDKGKSATLSSTESTMSEMQEEAKTVGDEQKPEEPKRKVDTSVSWEALICVGSSKKRARKASSSDDEGGPRSSGEDGHRAEDAVKEAGTDAAPAGTQEPDQAQGSSSPEPAGSPSEGEGVSTWESFKRLVTPRKKSKSKMEEKTEESGIEPLASDVEPNKEESWVSIKKFIPGRRKKRADGKQEQAAAEEAGPTEINEDDPDVPAVVPLSEYDAVEREKLEVQQAQKREERPQLQGPVYVSEELSKTLVHTVNVAVIDGTRAVTTAEERSPSWISASVTEPLELARDEATVSTVEVIAKDTPTVAPTLPEGRDAQDDTVTSEVEVTSEAVTAAETTEALHAEEVTEASGAEETTDMVSAVSQLTDSLDTTEEATPVQEVEGGVPDREEQERQTQAVLQAVAEKVKGESRAPATQAVQKAGALEKVEEVEEDSEAPAVEKERDAVLEEPVQGAEAGRSAQSPGVVQSPPENLREVPEVTAGVELKERVTPCQAAEPQQLMEQAGAPDSSETLTDSETNGSTPLADSDTPDVTQQDEAIESQDSKAPALDRQSQATEVEAAPAQEEGPSIPPNLPPQEGHGGKPGRDAPEPMQQELSVETVPLLAETEVGHEAGHSDGEKVKDEPCVEGLEASVHTDGPDGREKIAEVARDGEGMGAPEGQEDESPGVQGLSPEERETGTDAEKEKMETKPGEVSEEHEQPTASPEPEEAHPQLIQTADVSDSERGKAASSLDGSSSLPDQAGCAEVQVQSSEPPATQTAGPVSEVADTVKISETDESPECAGAPFIPAEGSSAKGDYWTLQHGEDTVPLGPAAQAESAPGITTSPTPEGTLHSDPRGERSASQEQRSDEDGGQVGGPDGRESAGREEGLGVESELLHLESESSKLVQNVIQTAVDQFARTETAPQACASGLQAQVPVVQADSQGAQQTLGNKESPHHVSAQDDETPAAGAEEGIALPDISKGRSETSSEEIHVLAVGSASVKDRQCEEVIVPLEAKGDGDGAKPMPADECAKLGESVEKLPSESKDQRGHAADGPQHQSSAQAEADASGNLTKESPDTNGPKLTEEGDAWEVGVQEGKMPTESVKEIKPQTEEDLQEPEGDLEES, from the coding sequence TTGGACAGAGAGAGTCAGAAGATGTGAGAGAAAAAGACCGAGCTAAAGACATGGCCGCCAACTTTGCAGTTGTTGAAGACATCACAAAGGACGGGCAGGAGGAAGCGCCTGAAATCATCGAACAGATCCCTGCTCCAGAAAGCAACGCGGAGGAGATGGCCCAGCCCGCTGAGTCCCAGGCTAATGATGTCGGCTTTAAGAAGGTATTTAAGTTTGTTGGCTTTAAATTCACCGTGAAAAAGGATAAAAATGAGAAGTCTGATACTGTCCAGCTACTCACTGTCAAAAAAGATGAAGGGGAAGGGCCAGAAGCCACAGTTGGAGCGGGTGACCACCAGGAGCCCGCCACGGAGACCGGAGAGTCAGCGTCCAAAGAAAGCGAGCTGAAGCAATCCATAGAGAAGCCGGAAGGCGCCCTGAAGCAAGCACAGAGCAGCACAGAAGAAATTCCCCTCCAGGCTGAATCTGGCCAAGTGGCTGAGGAAGAAGCCAAggatgaaggagaagagaaaCGTGAGAAAGAACCCACGAAGTCCGCAGAGTCTCCAACCAGCCCGGCCAGCGGCGAGACAACCTCTTCCTTCAAGAAATTCTTCACTCACGGTTGGGCCGGCTGGCGCAAAAAGACCAGCTTCAAGAAGCCGAAGGAGGATGAGCTGGAAGCGTCCGAGAAGAAAAAGGAGCAAGAGGCAGAAAAAGTcaatgaagaaggaaaagaaaagacagaagaaagtcCTTCTGAGCAAGCCCCAGCCGCCTCCGAGCAGCAGGAGCCCGCCGAAGGCATAAACGAGGCCAGGTTGTCCGCAGACTATGAGAAGGTGGAGCTGCCCTTGGAAGATCAGGTCGGTGGCCTGGAGGGATCATCAGAGGAGAAGTGTGCCCCGTTGGCCACGGAAGTGTTTGATGAGAAAATAGAAGCCCACCAAGAAGTGGTTGCAGAAGTCCACGTGAGCACCGTGAGCACCGTAGAGAAGACGGCAGAGgagcaggaagtgggggaggagacCAAAGGGGACGTGGAAGAAATGGGAGAATCCCTGTCCCCTGGAAAACCAGCGGAGACCAAGGAGGACCCCcaggaggcccaggctgcagaggAGCTGGTGAAGAACAAAGAAGTGTGTGTCTCTGGAGGTGACCATACGCAGCTGACGGATCTAAGTCCCGACGAGAAGATGATGCCCAAGCACCCGGAAGGCATTGTCAGTGAGGCGGAGATGCTGTCCTCTCAGGAGAGGATGAAGGTCCAGGGGAGCCCTCTGAAGAAGCTCTTCAGTAGCTCGGGCTTGAAGAAGCTCTCTGGGAAGAAGCAGAAGGGAAAACGACGGGGCGGGGGAGATGAAGAGCCAGGAGAGCCACAGGTTCAAACCGAGTCCCCGGAGAGCGCGGATGAGCAgaagggagacagctcagcatcCTCCCCAGAAGAGCCCGAGGAGATCACGTCCCTGGAGAGGGGGCTGTCGGAAGCACGCCAGGAAGGGGAAGCCGAGGAGGGAGCTACTTCTGATGGCgagaaaaaaagggaagggatCACCCCCTGGGCATCATTCAAAAAGATGGTGACACCCAAGAAACGGGTCCGAAGACCTTCCGAGAGCGACAAGGAAGAAGACGTGGACAAGGGCAAGAGCGCCACGCTGTCGTCCACAGAGAGCACCATGTCAGAAATGCaagaagaagccaaaactgtTGGAGACGAGCAGAAGCCCGAAGAACCGAAGCGCAAGGTGGATACTTCCGTGTCTTGGGAGGCATTGATTTGCGTGGGATCCTCCAAGAAGAGAGCGAGGAAGGCATCCTCTTCGGATGACGAAGGAGGGCCGAGATCATCGGGAGAGGATGGCCACAGAGCGGAGGACGCCGTCAAAGAAGCTGGAACAGATGCTGCCCCTGCCGGCACCCAGGAACCTGATCAGGCGCAGGGAAGTTCCTCACCCGAGCCAGCCGGAAGCCCTTCTGAAGGGGAAGGTGTCTCCACCTGGGAGTCGTTTAAAAGATTGGTCACtccaagaaaaaaatccaagtcaaagatggaagagaaaaccGAAGAGTCCGGTATAGAGCCGTTGGCTTCAGATGTCGAACCGAATAAAGAAGAATCTTGGGTTTCCATCAAGAAATTTATTCCCGGACGACGGAAGAAGAGGGCAGACGGGAAGCAAGAACAAGCCGCCGCTGAAGAGGCGGGCCCGACGGAAATCAATGAAGATGACCCTGATGTCCCAGCTGTTGTGCCTCTGTCCGAGTACGATGCTGTAGAAAGGGAGAAGCTGGAAGTGCAGCAAGctcagaagagggaggagagacccCAGCTACAGGGGCCTGTGTATGTGTCAGAGGAGCTTAGTAAGACCCTGGTTCACACCGTGAACGTGGCTGTCATTGACGGGACCCGGGCCGTCACCACTGCCGAAGAGCGGTCTCCTTCCTGGATCTCCGCTTCCGTGACAGAGCCTCTTGAACTTGCCCGAGACGAAGCCACAGTGTCCACCGTGGAGGTCATTGCAAAAGACACCCCAACGGTCGCCCCGACCCTGCCAGAGGGCAGAGATGCCCAGGACGACACAGTGACCAGCGAGGTGGAAGTCACCTCGGAAGCCGTGACAGctgcagaaaccacagaggctcTCCATGCTGAAGAGGTCACCGAGGCATCAGGGGCCGAGGAGACCACAGACATGGTGTCGGCAGTGTCCCAACTAACCGACTCCCTCGACACCACAGAGGAAGCCACCCCAGTCCAGGAGGTAGAGGGGGGGGTGCCAGATAGAGAAGAGCAGGAGCGGCAGACACAGGCCGTCCTCCAGGCAGTCGCAGAAAAGGTCAAAGGGGAGTCCAGGGCACCCGCCACCCAGGCTGTTCAGAAAGCAGGAGCGCTGGAGAAGGTAGAGGAGGTAGAAGAGGATTCCGAAGCGCCAGctgtggagaaagagagggatgcCGTGCTGGAAGAACCCGTGCAGGGAGCTGAAGCTGGGCGttctgcacagagccctggggttGTACAGAGCCCTCCAGAGAACCTCAGAGAAGTTCCCGAAGTCACCGCGGGTGTGGAGCTGAAAGAGCGGGTCACCCCGTGCCAGGCTGCAGAGCCCCAGCAGCTGATGGAACAAGCTGGAGCCCCCGACTCATCCGAAACCTTGACAGACAGCGAGACGAATGGAAGCACCCCCCTCGCGGATTCAGACACCCCAGATGTGACACAGCAAGACGAGGCCATTGAAAGCCAGGACAGTAAAGCCCCTGCCTTGGACAGGCAGTCCCAGGCCACGGAGGTAGAGGCAGCTCCCGCTCAGGAGGAGGGACCTTCGATACCACCTAACTTGCCACCCCAGGAAGGACATGGGGGGAAACCAGGAAGAGATGCTCCAGAACCCATGCAGCAAGAACTTTCTGTGGAAACAGTGCCCCTTCTGGCAGAGACCGAGGTGGGTCACGAGGCTGGCCACTCGGATGGTGAAAAAGTCAAAGACGAACCGTGTGTTGAAGGACTGGAGGCGTCCGTGCACACCGATGGACCCGACGGCCGAGAAAAGATTGCCGAGGTGGCACGTGATGGTGAAGGGATGGGGGCGCCGGAAGGTCAAGAAGACGAGAGCCCGGGAGTGCAGGGTCTTAGCCCGGAGGAGAGAGAGACGGGAACTGATGCcgagaaggagaaaatggaaacaaagccaGGGGAAGTGAGTGAAGAACATGAGCAGCCGACGGCCTCTCCTGAGCCGGAAGAAGCCCACCCGCAGCTCATCCAGACAGCTGACGTGTCCGACTCAGAGAGGGGGAAGGCAGCGAGCAGCCTTGACGGGAGCTCTTCTCTCCCAGACCAAGCAGGCTGCGCAGAGGTTCAAGTTCAAAGCTCAGAGCCACCAGCAACTCAAACAGCCGGACCTGTGAGCGAGGTTGCCGACACTGTCAAGATTTCAGAAACCGATGAAAGTCCGGAGTGTGCGGGTGCACCCTTCATACCAGCAGAAGGGTCCTCTGCAAAGGGTGACTACTGGACTCTGCAGCATGGAGAGGACACTGTGCCCTTGGGACCTGCGGCTCAGGCAGAGTCGGCCCCGGGAATAACGACGTCACCCACTCCCGAGGGCACCCTGCATTCTGACCCGCGAGGAGAGAGAAGCGCATCCCAGGAGCAGAGATCAGATGAAGACGGCGGGCAGGTTGGTGGTCCTGACGGCAGGGAGAgcgcaggaagggaggaaggcctCGGGGTTGAGTCTGAGCTCCTGCACCTGGAGAGTGAGAGCAGCAAGCTTGTCCAGAACGTCATCCAGACAGCCGTTGACCAGTTCGCCCGTACGGAAACGGCCCCCCAAGCCTGCGCCTCCGGTTTACAGGCACAGGTTCCCGTGGTGCAGGCTGACAGCCAGGGAGCCCAGCAGACGCTGGGCAATAAAGAGAGCCCCCATCACGTCTCTGCCCAAGATGACGAAACACCGGCAGCTGGGGCCGAAGAGGGGATTGCCCTTCCTGATATTTCCAAAGGCAGGAGCGAGACGTCGTCAGAAGAGATCCACGTGCTTGCAGTTGGCAGTGCCAGTGTCAAAGACCGGCAGTGTGAGGAGGTAATTGTCCCACTCGAGGCCAAGGGAGATGGGGACGGAGCCAAACCCATGCCAGCTGATGAGTGTGCCAAATTAGGAGAAAGCGTCGAGAAGCTGCCGTCTGAATCCAAAGATCAAAGGGGGCACGCTGCCGATGGCCCCCAGCACCAAAGCTCAGCCCAGGCAGAGGCCGACGCCTCGGGAAATCTAACCAAAGAGTCTCCAGACACCAATGGACCAAAGCTCACAGAGGAGGGAGATGCCTGGGAAGTCGGGGTTCAGGAAGGAAAAATGCCGACCGAGTCGGTCAAAGAGATCAAGCCCCAGACAGAAGAGGACCTACAAGAGCCAGAGGGAGACTTGGAAGAATCCTAA